One genomic segment of Mycolicibacterium chubuense NBB4 includes these proteins:
- a CDS encoding MogA/MoaB family molybdenum cofactor biosynthesis protein: MSRTGVVIIASTRASAGVYEDRCGPVIVDWLNERGIATSAAVVVADGEPVGSALRDALVREADVVITSGGTGISPTDSTPQVTAALLDYEIPGLADALRRSGLPRVPTSVLSRGVCGVSGRTLIVNLPGSVGGVRDGLGVLADVLDHALDQLRGKDHSR, encoded by the coding sequence GTGAGCCGGACGGGCGTGGTCATCATCGCGTCCACCCGCGCCTCAGCCGGTGTGTACGAGGACCGCTGCGGGCCCGTCATCGTGGACTGGCTCAACGAGCGCGGCATCGCCACCTCAGCTGCCGTCGTCGTCGCCGACGGCGAGCCCGTCGGATCGGCGCTGCGTGACGCGCTCGTGCGGGAAGCCGACGTCGTCATCACCTCCGGGGGCACCGGCATCTCGCCGACCGACTCCACTCCGCAGGTGACTGCCGCGCTGCTGGACTACGAGATCCCTGGCCTGGCCGATGCGCTCCGGCGTTCGGGGCTTCCGCGGGTGCCCACGTCGGTGCTGTCGCGCGGCGTCTGCGGGGTGTCCGGCCGCACGTTGATCGTCAACCTGCCGGGTTCGGTCGGGGGCGTGCGAGACGGGCTGGGTGTGCTCGCAGACGTGCTCGACCACGCACTCGACCAACTCCGAGGCAAGGACCACTCACGATGA
- the moaC gene encoding cyclic pyranopterin monophosphate synthase MoaC, translated as MGSDPSGDVPALSHVDETGAAHMVDISAKDVTKRTAVAAGTVHTRPDVVEMISANGLPKGDALATARVAGIMAAKRTSELVPLCHPLGITGVDIDFTVAHNGDPGSVGITATVRTTDRTGVEMEALTAVSVAALTVYDMIKAVDRSARIDDIRVVHKEGGKTGTWAR; from the coding sequence GTGGGCTCCGATCCCTCCGGCGACGTTCCCGCCCTTTCCCACGTCGACGAGACCGGCGCGGCGCACATGGTGGACATCAGCGCCAAGGACGTCACCAAGCGGACGGCGGTGGCTGCAGGGACCGTCCACACCCGCCCCGACGTCGTCGAGATGATCAGCGCCAACGGGCTGCCCAAGGGTGATGCCCTGGCCACCGCGCGAGTCGCCGGCATCATGGCCGCCAAGCGCACCAGCGAGCTGGTGCCGCTCTGTCATCCGCTGGGCATCACCGGCGTGGACATCGACTTCACCGTGGCCCACAACGGCGACCCCGGCTCGGTGGGCATCACCGCGACGGTGCGGACCACCGATCGCACGGGTGTGGAGATGGAGGCGCTGACGGCCGTCAGCGTGGCGGCGCTGACCGTTTACGACATGATCAAGGCCGTCGACCGCAGCGCACGCATCGACGACATCCGCGTGGTGCACAAGGAGGGCGGCAAGACGGGCACGTGGGCCAGGTGA
- a CDS encoding helicase-associated domain-containing protein — MSANTPGVPLGAWLAELDDERLIRLLRLRPDLTQPPPGTIAALAARAAARQSVKAATDDQDFLHLTVLDAMLTLHADTVAVTTAELRDVLGQRAADADVVGAVEDLRELALIWGESSGDGALRVVAEAANSLPWYPGQATLETTAMSVDDVAGALSALDAPARDLLDKLRDGSPIGRTRDALPDTPPERPVPRLLAAGLLRRLDADTVILPRLVGQVLRGEVPGPVKLTKPDPTVSSTAVRDVDAVAAGAAIDLLREVEILLETLSTAPVPELRSGGLGIRDVKRLTKTTGIDERRLGLLLEVSAAAGLIAAGMPDPGPPDAAGTYWTPTVAADRFIESATSVRWHLLASAWLDLPGRPSLVGARGPDGKPYAALSDSLFSTAAPLDRRLLLEVLAELPPGSGVDADSASRAMVWRRPRWSVRLQPDPVADLLTEAHAMGVVGRGAIASPIRRMLAGEPEDAVVAAMDKALPTPIDHFLLQADLTVIVPGPLERPLAEQLASVATVESAGAAMVYRIDESSIRRALDTGKTAGELHALFARHSKTPVPQALTYMIDDVARRHGQLRVGMASSFVRCEDPALLAQAVAAPATASVELRLLAPTVAVSQAPIADVLAALRRSGFAPAAEDSTGTIVDLRSRGARVPAVGRRRGYRHTPAPTDQTLAAIVAVLRKVAAAPPSGLRLDPAVAILELQQAAHHQESVVIGYVDPAGVATQRVVAPINVRGGQLTAYDPASGRVREFAIHRVTSVVSAESG; from the coding sequence ATGAGTGCGAACACTCCGGGCGTGCCACTGGGCGCCTGGTTGGCCGAGTTGGACGACGAGCGGCTGATCCGGCTGCTGCGCCTCCGCCCCGACCTCACGCAGCCGCCGCCGGGGACCATCGCCGCCCTGGCCGCGCGTGCGGCCGCCCGCCAGTCGGTCAAGGCTGCCACCGACGACCAGGACTTTCTGCACCTGACGGTGCTCGACGCCATGCTGACGCTGCACGCCGACACCGTCGCGGTGACGACGGCCGAGCTGCGCGACGTCCTCGGACAACGCGCCGCCGACGCGGACGTGGTGGGTGCTGTCGAGGACCTGCGCGAGCTGGCGCTGATCTGGGGTGAGTCGTCGGGTGACGGGGCGCTTCGCGTCGTCGCCGAAGCAGCGAACAGCTTGCCGTGGTATCCCGGACAGGCGACGCTCGAGACCACCGCGATGTCCGTCGACGACGTCGCCGGCGCCCTGAGCGCCCTGGACGCCCCCGCGCGGGACCTGCTCGACAAGCTCCGCGACGGATCGCCGATCGGCCGGACCCGCGACGCCCTGCCCGACACCCCGCCCGAGCGGCCCGTGCCGCGTCTGCTGGCCGCGGGCCTGTTGCGCCGCCTGGACGCCGACACGGTGATCCTGCCCAGGCTGGTCGGGCAGGTTCTCCGCGGCGAGGTGCCCGGGCCCGTGAAGTTGACCAAGCCCGACCCGACGGTGTCGTCGACGGCCGTGCGCGACGTGGACGCCGTGGCCGCGGGCGCAGCGATCGACCTGCTGCGCGAGGTGGAGATCCTCCTCGAGACGCTCAGCACCGCGCCGGTGCCCGAACTGCGCAGCGGCGGGCTCGGGATTCGCGACGTCAAGCGCCTGACGAAGACCACGGGGATCGACGAGCGGCGGCTCGGACTGCTCCTCGAGGTGAGCGCTGCCGCGGGGCTGATCGCGGCGGGCATGCCCGACCCGGGCCCGCCGGACGCTGCGGGAACGTACTGGACACCGACCGTCGCCGCCGACCGGTTCATCGAGTCGGCGACGTCGGTCAGGTGGCATCTGCTGGCGTCGGCCTGGCTGGATCTGCCGGGCCGGCCCAGCCTCGTCGGCGCTCGCGGACCGGACGGCAAACCCTATGCGGCGCTGTCTGATTCGCTGTTCTCAACCGCCGCTCCGCTGGACCGCAGACTGCTGCTGGAGGTGCTGGCCGAACTCCCGCCGGGATCGGGCGTCGACGCGGACAGCGCCTCGCGGGCGATGGTGTGGCGCCGCCCGCGCTGGTCGGTGCGGCTGCAGCCGGATCCCGTCGCCGACCTGCTGACGGAGGCGCACGCGATGGGCGTGGTGGGCCGGGGAGCCATCGCCTCGCCGATCCGGCGGATGCTCGCCGGTGAACCAGAGGACGCCGTCGTCGCGGCGATGGACAAAGCCCTGCCCACACCCATCGACCACTTCCTGCTCCAGGCCGACCTGACGGTGATCGTGCCGGGCCCGCTCGAGCGACCTCTGGCCGAGCAGTTGGCGTCCGTGGCCACAGTCGAGAGCGCCGGCGCGGCGATGGTGTACCGCATCGACGAGTCGTCCATCCGGCGCGCCTTGGACACGGGCAAAACGGCGGGCGAGCTGCACGCGCTGTTCGCGCGTCACTCGAAAACGCCCGTGCCACAAGCACTGACGTACATGATCGACGACGTCGCGCGGCGGCACGGCCAGCTGCGGGTGGGCATGGCGTCCTCGTTCGTGCGCTGCGAGGATCCCGCACTGCTGGCGCAGGCCGTGGCCGCTCCGGCGACGGCTTCGGTGGAACTTCGGCTGCTGGCGCCCACCGTCGCGGTGTCGCAGGCACCGATCGCCGACGTGCTGGCCGCGTTGCGCAGATCCGGCTTCGCTCCCGCGGCCGAGGACTCGACGGGCACCATCGTCGATCTGCGCAGCCGCGGCGCCCGCGTGCCGGCGGTGGGCCGCCGTCGGGGGTACCGGCACACTCCCGCCCCGACCGATCAGACGCTCGCCGCGATCGTCGCCGTGTTGCGCAAGGTCGCCGCCGCGCCGCCGTCGGGCCTGCGACTGGACCCCGCCGTGGCGATCTTGGAACTGCAGCAGGCGGCTCACCATCAGGAATCGGTGGTGATCGGGTATGTCGATCCCGCCGGGGTCGCGACGCAGCGGGTCGTCGCGCCGATCAACGTGCGCGGAGGGCAGCTGACCGCCTACGATCCGGCGTCCGGACGGGTGCGGGAGTTCGCCATCCACCGCGTGACGTCGGTGGTGTCTGCAGAATCCGGATAA
- a CDS encoding DNA repair helicase XPB: MTDGPLIVQSDKTVLLEVDHEQAGAARAAIAPFAELERAPEHVHTYRVTPLALWNARAAGHDAEQVVDALVTHSRYAVPQPLLVDIVDTMARYGRLQLVKHPAHGLTLVSLDRAVLEEVLRNKKIAPMLGARIDDDTVIVHNSERGRIKQMLLKIGWPAEDLAGYVDGEAHHIGLEQDGWQLRDYQQMAADSFWDGGSGVVVLPCGAGKTLVGAAAMAKAGATTLILVTNTVAGRQWKRELIARTSLTESEIGEYSGERKEIRPVTIATYQVITRRTKGEYKHLELFDSRDWGLIIYDEVHLLPAPVFRMTADLQSRRRLGLTATLIREDGREGDVFSLIGPKRYDAPWKDIEAQGWIAPAECVEVRVTMTDNERMLYATAEPDERYKLCATAHTKIAVVKSILERHPDEPTLVIGAYLDQLDELGAELDAPVIQGSTKTAEREALFDAFRRGEIRTLVVSKVANFSIDLPEASVAVQVSGTFGSRQEEAQRLGRLLRPKAGGGGAVFYSVVSRDSLDAEYAAHRQRFLAEQGYGYVIKDADDLLGPAI; encoded by the coding sequence ATGACCGACGGCCCACTGATCGTGCAGTCCGACAAGACTGTCCTGCTCGAGGTCGATCACGAGCAAGCCGGCGCCGCGCGCGCGGCGATAGCCCCGTTCGCGGAGTTGGAGCGCGCGCCCGAGCACGTCCACACCTACCGCGTCACCCCGCTGGCGCTGTGGAACGCCCGCGCCGCCGGGCACGACGCCGAACAGGTCGTCGATGCGTTGGTGACGCATTCGCGGTACGCGGTGCCGCAGCCGCTGCTGGTCGACATCGTCGACACCATGGCCCGGTACGGCCGGCTCCAACTGGTCAAGCATCCGGCGCACGGCCTGACGCTCGTCAGCCTCGACCGCGCGGTACTGGAAGAGGTGCTGCGCAACAAGAAGATCGCCCCCATGCTGGGCGCGCGCATCGATGACGACACGGTGATCGTGCACAACAGCGAGCGCGGCCGGATCAAGCAGATGCTGCTCAAGATCGGCTGGCCGGCCGAGGACCTCGCCGGATACGTCGACGGCGAGGCGCACCACATCGGCCTCGAGCAGGACGGGTGGCAGTTGCGCGATTACCAGCAGATGGCCGCCGACTCGTTCTGGGACGGCGGGTCGGGGGTCGTCGTGCTGCCGTGCGGTGCCGGCAAGACCCTGGTCGGGGCGGCGGCGATGGCCAAGGCCGGGGCCACCACGCTGATCCTCGTGACGAACACCGTCGCGGGCCGCCAGTGGAAGCGCGAGCTGATCGCGCGCACCTCCCTGACGGAAAGCGAGATCGGCGAGTACTCCGGCGAGCGCAAAGAAATCCGTCCCGTGACGATCGCCACCTACCAGGTGATCACCCGCCGGACCAAGGGCGAGTACAAGCACCTCGAGCTGTTCGACAGCCGCGACTGGGGGCTGATCATCTACGACGAGGTGCACCTGCTTCCCGCGCCGGTGTTCCGCATGACGGCGGACCTGCAGTCGCGGCGCCGGCTCGGTCTGACCGCGACGCTGATCCGTGAGGACGGTCGCGAAGGTGACGTGTTCTCCCTGATCGGACCGAAACGGTATGACGCACCGTGGAAGGACATCGAGGCGCAGGGCTGGATCGCGCCGGCGGAGTGTGTGGAGGTTCGGGTCACGATGACCGACAACGAGCGCATGCTCTACGCGACCGCCGAGCCCGACGAACGCTACAAGCTGTGCGCCACGGCGCACACCAAGATCGCAGTGGTGAAGTCGATCTTGGAGCGCCACCCCGACGAACCCACGCTGGTGATCGGCGCCTATCTCGACCAACTCGACGAGCTGGGCGCCGAACTCGACGCGCCCGTTATCCAGGGATCGACGAAGACTGCCGAGCGCGAGGCGCTCTTCGACGCGTTCCGCCGCGGCGAGATCCGCACCCTGGTGGTGTCCAAGGTGGCGAACTTCTCGATTGATCTTCCGGAAGCCAGTGTGGCCGTTCAGGTTTCGGGGACATTCGGCTCCCGGCAGGAGGAAGCTCAGCGCCTCGGGCGGTTGCTGCGCCCGAAGGCCGGCGGTGGCGGCGCGGTGTTCTACTCGGTGGTCTCGAGGGACAGCCTCGACGCCGAATACGCCGCGCACCGGCAACGGTTCCTGGCCGAGCAGGGCTACGGCTACGTCATCAAGGACGCCGACGACCTGCTCGGACCCGCGATCTAG
- a CDS encoding LLM class F420-dependent oxidoreductase, with protein MRFGLFIPQGWRLDLVGIDPGEHWRVMSDLATYVDEGGIWDSLWVYDHFHTVPVPTSEATHEAWSLMAAYAATTSRIKLGQMCTAMSYRNPVYLAKVAATADIISGGRIQMGIGGGWYEHEWRAYGYGFPSAGVRLGRLDEGVQIMSDAWREGVVSFEGKHYQVDKAIVAPKPLQRGGIPLWIAGGGEKVTLRIAAKYAQYTNFTSEPEGFAHKSQVLAGHCRDVGTDYEAIIRSANINAVVGDSEAEVKDRLNGVRARISALTGETAADAMLNSMSTPQGGSGTPEQLVESLQKLRDLGCEYVICYFPEAAYDRSSIEVFERKVIPALA; from the coding sequence ATGCGCTTCGGACTGTTCATTCCCCAGGGCTGGCGACTCGATCTGGTCGGAATCGACCCCGGCGAGCATTGGCGGGTGATGAGCGACCTCGCCACCTACGTCGACGAGGGGGGCATCTGGGATTCCCTCTGGGTCTACGACCACTTCCACACGGTGCCGGTTCCTACGTCTGAGGCCACCCATGAAGCCTGGTCGCTGATGGCCGCCTATGCGGCAACGACTTCTCGGATCAAGCTGGGACAGATGTGCACCGCGATGAGCTACCGCAATCCGGTGTATCTGGCCAAGGTCGCCGCGACCGCGGACATCATCTCCGGTGGACGCATTCAGATGGGTATCGGGGGCGGCTGGTACGAGCACGAATGGCGTGCGTACGGCTATGGTTTCCCGTCGGCGGGGGTCCGACTCGGGCGCCTCGATGAGGGTGTGCAGATCATGAGCGACGCCTGGCGTGAAGGTGTGGTGAGCTTCGAAGGCAAGCACTACCAGGTCGACAAAGCCATAGTGGCGCCAAAGCCCCTGCAGCGAGGCGGTATTCCGCTGTGGATCGCAGGCGGTGGTGAGAAGGTGACGCTCCGGATCGCAGCCAAGTACGCGCAGTACACCAACTTCACCTCGGAGCCCGAGGGTTTCGCGCACAAGTCGCAGGTTCTCGCCGGCCACTGCCGCGACGTCGGAACCGACTACGAAGCCATCATCCGCTCGGCGAACATCAACGCGGTGGTGGGTGATTCGGAGGCCGAAGTCAAGGATCGGCTGAACGGCGTGCGGGCTCGGATCAGTGCGCTGACCGGAGAGACGGCCGCCGACGCGATGTTGAACTCCATGAGCACACCGCAAGGCGGAAGTGGTACGCCCGAGCAACTCGTCGAATCTCTGCAGAAGCTGCGCGACCTGGGATGCGAGTACGTCATCTGCTATTTCCCCGAGGCGGCCTACGATCGGTCGAGTATCGAGGTCTTCGAACGGAAGGTCATCCCTGCTTTGGCGTAG
- a CDS encoding class I adenylate-forming enzyme family protein produces MHDSFTGQFSAGLASYGSRPCIEFEGRWYTGDEITAYAEALSSALKDSGVDDRASVGLVVRNRLQHAAAIIGFLAAGRPVSMIYSFQSPDAIARDIETLQLSAVIADREDWTDEVIAAAKRAGSAGVAISLTAPTVTPVVGLHRRDSSRRHAQAEPGVALHILTSGTTGPPKRQAIKASVLERTVFSVTSGEAAPSDAPPEFAYWQFGGIGVCQLVAGIHNGRRIVMLERFSVDGWVDVVRRHHITRSGVQPAVIRMLLDADVPAGHLRSLEFLISASGPLDPQTRDEFERRYAIPIRLAYGATEFAGSLCAWTPEMLQEFGDAKRNSVGRALPDVRLRVVDPDSGAELPPGQQGLLEAMVAPISSDWIRTTDFASIDDDGFVTLHGRADGAINRGGFKVLPETVRDVLVQHPSVRDACVVGVPDARLGQVPFAAVEVVPGSSPPSEDELKAIVRQRLPVYNVPVSFALVDELPRNPALKVSLPAVAALYRAGGQSA; encoded by the coding sequence GTGCACGATAGCTTCACGGGACAGTTCTCGGCAGGGCTGGCGAGCTACGGTTCTCGGCCGTGCATCGAATTCGAGGGCCGCTGGTACACCGGTGACGAGATCACCGCGTACGCAGAGGCCCTTTCGTCGGCGCTGAAGGACAGCGGCGTCGACGACCGCGCGTCCGTCGGCCTGGTGGTCCGCAATCGGCTGCAGCATGCGGCGGCGATCATCGGCTTCCTCGCAGCCGGCCGTCCCGTCTCGATGATCTATTCGTTCCAGTCGCCGGACGCGATCGCCCGCGACATCGAAACCCTCCAGCTCTCGGCCGTCATCGCCGACCGCGAGGACTGGACCGACGAGGTCATCGCCGCCGCGAAGCGCGCAGGCAGCGCCGGTGTGGCGATCTCACTGACCGCTCCGACGGTCACGCCTGTCGTAGGACTGCATCGCCGCGATTCGTCGCGTCGACACGCCCAGGCCGAACCCGGTGTGGCGCTACACATTCTCACCAGCGGTACCACCGGGCCTCCGAAACGCCAGGCGATCAAGGCATCTGTGCTGGAGCGCACCGTCTTCAGCGTGACCAGTGGTGAGGCGGCGCCGTCCGACGCGCCGCCGGAATTCGCATACTGGCAGTTCGGTGGGATCGGGGTCTGTCAGTTGGTCGCCGGTATCCACAACGGCAGGCGCATCGTGATGCTCGAGCGATTCAGCGTGGACGGCTGGGTCGACGTCGTGAGGCGACACCACATCACCCGTTCGGGTGTGCAGCCCGCCGTGATTCGCATGCTGCTGGACGCCGACGTGCCGGCCGGGCATCTCCGGTCGCTGGAGTTCTTGATCAGTGCTTCCGGACCGCTCGACCCGCAGACGCGCGATGAATTCGAGCGGCGTTACGCGATTCCCATCCGATTAGCCTACGGAGCAACCGAATTCGCCGGGTCACTGTGCGCCTGGACACCAGAGATGCTGCAGGAGTTCGGCGACGCCAAACGCAACAGCGTAGGCCGTGCGCTGCCCGACGTGCGGCTGCGGGTGGTGGACCCCGACTCCGGCGCCGAACTGCCGCCGGGGCAACAGGGGCTGCTCGAGGCGATGGTCGCACCGATCAGCTCGGACTGGATCCGGACCACGGACTTCGCCAGCATCGACGACGACGGCTTCGTCACCCTGCACGGCAGAGCCGACGGAGCGATCAATCGTGGAGGGTTCAAGGTGTTGCCCGAGACCGTCCGGGACGTGCTCGTGCAGCATCCCAGCGTGCGGGACGCCTGCGTCGTAGGGGTGCCCGATGCACGACTGGGGCAGGTGCCCTTCGCTGCTGTCGAGGTCGTGCCCGGGTCGTCACCGCCATCCGAAGACGAGCTGAAAGCGATTGTGCGTCAGCGTCTTCCCGTCTACAACGTTCCAGTCTCCTTCGCGCTGGTCGACGAGTTGCCCCGAAATCCCGCGCTGAAGGTGAGTTTGCCGGCGGTGGCGGCCCTCTATCGCGCAGGCGGCCAATCGGCCTAG
- a CDS encoding helix-turn-helix domain-containing protein, whose product MHTVAILAYDEMTGFESGLAAEIFGMTELSEMFSAGIARPWYSVRLCSETPEVRMLGGAVVRTSYGLDELARADTVVIPSVRDVTTPTSPELIEAIRAAYERGSRLVSICSGAFALAAAGVLDGRTATTHWIYVDLLAERYPDVVVDPAPLYVDNGRILTSAGCAAGLDLCLHIVRSDHGVRVANDVARRLVISPHRSGGQAQYIESPVPEPTADGRIASGMAWALENLDSPITLDDLAAHSAMSRRSYLRQFAKATGTTPIKWLIEQRIQASLPLLESSALSIEQIATRVGFESPVTFRYHFARQMRTTPSDYRSCFTGSDPEQQWRRAR is encoded by the coding sequence ATGCATACCGTGGCGATCCTCGCGTACGACGAAATGACGGGTTTCGAGTCCGGGCTCGCGGCCGAGATCTTCGGCATGACCGAACTGTCCGAGATGTTCTCCGCCGGCATCGCGCGGCCGTGGTATTCGGTGCGGCTGTGTTCGGAGACACCGGAGGTCCGCATGCTCGGTGGCGCAGTGGTGCGCACCTCGTACGGCTTGGATGAGCTCGCTCGAGCCGACACGGTGGTGATCCCCAGCGTGCGTGACGTCACGACGCCGACGTCGCCCGAACTCATCGAGGCGATCCGGGCCGCGTATGAGCGGGGGTCACGCCTGGTCTCGATCTGTTCGGGTGCCTTCGCGCTCGCCGCCGCCGGAGTGCTCGACGGTCGCACGGCCACCACGCACTGGATCTATGTCGACCTGCTTGCGGAACGCTATCCCGACGTCGTCGTCGATCCGGCGCCCCTCTACGTCGACAACGGGCGCATTCTCACCAGCGCGGGCTGTGCCGCCGGGCTCGACCTGTGCCTGCACATCGTGCGCTCGGATCACGGTGTGCGGGTCGCCAACGACGTCGCACGCCGGCTCGTCATCTCACCCCACCGCTCCGGAGGTCAGGCGCAGTACATCGAAAGTCCAGTGCCGGAGCCGACGGCCGACGGGCGGATCGCCTCGGGGATGGCCTGGGCGCTGGAAAATCTCGACTCGCCGATCACGCTCGACGATCTCGCCGCGCACTCGGCCATGTCGCGGCGCAGCTACCTGAGGCAGTTCGCGAAGGCGACCGGGACCACGCCCATCAAGTGGCTGATCGAGCAGCGGATCCAGGCCAGCCTTCCTCTGCTGGAATCGTCGGCGCTGTCCATCGAACAGATAGCGACACGCGTGGGTTTCGAATCGCCGGTGACCTTCCGCTACCACTTCGCCCGGCAGATGCGCACCACGCCGAGTGACTACCGCAGTTGCTTCACCGGTTCCGATCCTGAGCAACAATGGCGGCGTGCACGATAG
- a CDS encoding 3-hydroxyacyl-CoA dehydrogenase NAD-binding domain-containing protein: MAENTIQWDKDADGIVTLTLDDPTGSANVMNEHYKESMHNAVEKLVRLVAEDPASITGVVIASAKKTFFAGGDLKGMMKVGPENAAESFAEVEFIKADLRQLETLGVPVVAAINGAALGGGLEIALACHHRIAADVKGVVIGLPEVTLGLLPGGGGVARTVRMFGIQKAFMEILSQGTRFKPGKAKDIGLVDELVGSVEELIPAAKAWIKANPDAHTQPWDQKGYKMPGGTPSHPALAAILPSFPALLKKQLKGAPMPAPRAILDAAVEGAQVDFDTATRIESRYFTTLVTGQTAKNMIQAFFLDLQHINGGGSRPDGIEPVKINKIGVLGAGMMGAGIAYVSAKAGYDVVLKDVSQEAADKGKGYSEKLEAKALERGRTTQEKSDALLSRIHPTADPQDLKGVDFVIEAVFENQELKHKVFQEIEDIVEPNALLGSNTSTLPITGLATGVKRQEDFIGIHFFSPVDKMPLVEIIKGEKTSDEALARVFDYTLAIGKTPIVVNDSRGFFTSRVIGTFVNEALAMLGEGVAPASIEHAGSQAGYPAPPLQLSDELNMELMQKIATATRKAVEETGATYEPHPAEAVVNKMIEIGRPSRLKGAGFYEYVDGKRAGLWEGLKDTFNSGSADIPLQDMIDRMLFAEALETQKCLDEGVLTSTADANIGSIMGIGFPPYTGGSAQFIVGYQGPGGTGKEAFVARAKELAARYGDRFTPPASLTS, translated from the coding sequence ATGGCAGAGAACACGATTCAGTGGGACAAGGATGCCGACGGCATCGTCACCCTGACGCTGGACGACCCGACCGGGTCGGCCAACGTGATGAACGAGCACTACAAGGAGTCGATGCATAATGCCGTAGAAAAGTTAGTAAGGCTTGTGGCAGAAGACCCCGCGTCGATCACCGGCGTGGTGATCGCGAGTGCGAAGAAGACCTTCTTCGCCGGCGGTGACCTCAAGGGCATGATGAAGGTCGGCCCGGAGAACGCCGCGGAGTCGTTCGCCGAGGTGGAGTTCATCAAGGCCGACCTCCGCCAGCTCGAGACGCTGGGTGTGCCGGTCGTCGCCGCGATCAACGGCGCCGCGCTCGGTGGTGGTCTGGAGATCGCGCTGGCGTGTCATCACCGCATCGCCGCCGACGTCAAGGGTGTGGTCATCGGTCTGCCCGAGGTGACGCTCGGCCTGCTGCCGGGCGGCGGTGGCGTGGCCCGCACCGTGCGGATGTTCGGGATCCAGAAGGCCTTCATGGAGATCCTGAGCCAGGGCACCCGCTTCAAGCCCGGCAAGGCCAAGGACATCGGCTTGGTCGACGAATTGGTCGGCAGCGTAGAGGAATTGATCCCGGCGGCCAAGGCCTGGATCAAAGCGAATCCCGACGCTCACACCCAGCCGTGGGACCAGAAGGGCTACAAGATGCCCGGCGGCACGCCGTCGCATCCGGCGCTGGCCGCGATCCTGCCGTCGTTCCCGGCCCTGCTGAAGAAGCAGCTCAAGGGTGCGCCGATGCCGGCGCCGCGGGCCATCCTGGACGCGGCGGTCGAGGGTGCGCAGGTCGACTTCGACACCGCCACGCGCATCGAGAGCCGGTACTTCACCACGCTGGTCACCGGCCAGACCGCCAAGAACATGATCCAGGCGTTCTTCCTGGACCTGCAGCACATCAACGGCGGTGGGTCGCGTCCCGACGGCATCGAGCCGGTCAAGATCAACAAGATCGGCGTGCTGGGCGCGGGCATGATGGGCGCCGGGATCGCCTACGTCTCGGCGAAGGCCGGTTACGACGTGGTGCTCAAGGACGTCTCGCAGGAGGCCGCCGACAAGGGCAAGGGCTACTCGGAGAAGCTCGAGGCCAAGGCGCTGGAGCGGGGTCGCACGACCCAGGAGAAGTCCGACGCTCTGCTGAGCCGGATCCATCCCACGGCCGATCCGCAGGACCTCAAGGGTGTCGACTTCGTGATCGAGGCCGTCTTCGAGAACCAGGAACTCAAGCACAAGGTGTTCCAGGAGATCGAGGACATCGTCGAGCCCAACGCACTCCTCGGCTCGAACACCTCGACGCTGCCGATCACCGGTCTGGCCACCGGTGTGAAGCGCCAGGAGGACTTCATCGGCATCCACTTCTTCTCGCCGGTCGACAAGATGCCGCTGGTGGAGATCATCAAGGGTGAGAAGACCTCTGACGAGGCGCTGGCCCGGGTGTTCGACTACACGCTGGCCATCGGAAAGACGCCGATCGTCGTCAACGACAGCCGGGGCTTCTTCACCTCTCGCGTCATCGGCACCTTCGTCAACGAGGCGCTGGCGATGCTCGGCGAGGGCGTGGCGCCGGCCAGCATCGAGCACGCCGGCAGCCAGGCCGGTTACCCGGCGCCGCCGCTGCAGCTGTCCGACGAGCTCAACATGGAGCTGATGCAGAAGATCGCGACGGCCACCCGCAAGGCTGTCGAGGAGACGGGTGCCACCTACGAGCCGCACCCGGCCGAGGCTGTGGTCAACAAGATGATCGAGATCGGCCGTCCGTCGCGCCTCAAGGGCGCCGGCTTCTACGAATATGTCGACGGTAAGCGCGCCGGTCTGTGGGAGGGCCTGAAGGACACCTTCAACTCGGGCTCGGCGGACATTCCGCTGCAGGACATGATCGATCGCATGCTGTTCGCCGAGGCGCTGGAGACGCAGAAGTGCCTCGACGAAGGCGTGCTCACCTCGACCGCCGACGCCAACATCGGCTCGATCATGGGCATCGGTTTCCCGCCCTACACGGGTGGTTCGGCACAGTTCATCGTCGGTTACCAGGGCCCGGGCGGCACCGGCAAGGAGGCCTTCGTGGCTCGCGCGAAGGAGCTGGCCGCCCGCTACGGCGACCGGTTCACACCGCCGGCATCGCTGACCAGCTAA